The DNA window ACAATTTGATTTTTAGAATCGGCAATTTTTTCCTTTTCCTTTTTCAATAAGTAAGAATAAGTATTGAGGCTTGATTGGATTTTCTTTTTTGAAGCTTCCAATTCTTCTGTTGTAGAATTTAATTCCTCGATTTTGTTGTTTAAGATTTCAATTTGAGACTTAGAGCTTGCAATATCTTCTTGAAGTTTATCAATTTTTAATTCTAAATTTTCTTTGCGCTCTTTTTCTTCTGAGAGCCTCTCTTTTTCAATTTTTATTTGTTCCTCAACTTTAGAACTATAATTGAAATACAAAAAAACACCCAAGCCAATTCCTATTGCAAGTAATATTGGAATAATTACTTTCTGATTCATAATAAATTTGAATTTCAATCTAATATCTTAAAATATCTTTATATAAAAGCTAATCAAATAAACTATTTTAAATATGCATTGAGAATATACATTACTATCTGAAACACTCAATGGTATTTTTTGTCTTCCGGAAAAAAAAGTCTAAATATAGATATTTGTAAATATCAGATTTTGGGCTTACATTCATTACCCCCAATAAACTCAAAACCAAATGTCTGAAGAACGAAAATACATCAAAACCGGTATATCAAAGGCACCTTCATTTTCATCATTTTTAAAACTATTTAATGCATATACAGGAACATGGATACTTCTTTCGCTGCTTGTAACTGCAGCGTATGGGTATTATTTTCAACAAACCACTATTGAGTCATCGGGAATCTTGGTATGGGCTGCAACTTTGACCGGTGAATTCATACTTTTTACCTTAATTGTGGGATTTATTATTTTATTTATTCACGATAAAAGACAGTCTCATACTCCAATACAACGATTATTTCCAGTCATTATATGGGGAAGAAAATTGCTTATATCAATGGGGCCACTTTTAAGACAATATTTGTTCTTAAATGATCAGGAGGAGACGCCATACAATAGAATTACAAGAAACTGGATCTATCAGTCTTCAAAAGGAACAAGAAATACTATTGGTTTTGGAACACAGATAGATATGGACCAGGTTGGAACGACAATAATTATGCCCGCAACTTTTACCAATGTTACCTCAAAAACCGGGGAAGAAACAGGTCAGAGTTATAAAAAAATTATTGGAAAACATACCGGTGTCGAACCTGTCGAATTAAAGCATTTTGCTCATATAAGTGCTATGTCCTATGGTGCTTTGTCTTATCGGGCGCATGCATCATTAAATCTTGGAGCCAAAATGGGTGGTTTTATGCACAATACGGGTGAAGGTGGTCTTGCGCCATGTCATGAATACGGTGGAGGGGATTTGATTTTTCAGATAGGAACGGCAAAATACGGTGTGAGAGATGAGGATGGCAATTTAGATGAGGCAAAATTGAAAAAAGTTTCAGAACATCCTCAGGTAAAAATGATGGAAATTAAATTAGCTCAGGGTGCTAAACCGGGCAAAGGTGGGATGCTATTAAAAGAAAAAATAACTCAGGAAATCGCAGATATACGACAAGTGCCATTGGGAAAAGATGCCTATGCACCTGCCAGACATAAAGAATTTAGTGATGTAAATGGATTGTTTGATTTCATTGACAGGGTGAGAAGAGTTACATCCAAACCTGTTGGAATAAAAATGGTGATAGGCCACACTGCAGAGATTGAAGATATTGCAAATAAAATGGCAAAAGAGCCCGGCAGGGGGCCTGATTACATCGTCATCGATGGAGGTGATGGTGGCACAGGTGCATCCCCTCATGTTTTGAGTTCATATTCAGGCTTGCCGATGAAACAAGCTTTAGCGGTTGCGGACTGGGCCTTGAAGTCACATGGTGTGCGAGATAAGGTTGTTCTTTTTGCCAGTGGTAAGATCGCAACTCCTATTGACATTGCCGTTGCAATGGCACTTGGCGCGGATGCAGTTTATATTGCCAGAGGATTTATGTTTGCCATAGGATGTATTCAGGCCCTTGAATGCCATACAAATAATTGCCCTACGGGAATAGCTACCCAAAGAAGAAGCCTTGAAAGAGCCATTGATATTAAGGGAGCGGCCGAACGTGTAAAAACCTATGCCGATGTTTTGTATAAGGAAACACAAATGTTAGCTGAATCCTGCGGATATAAAACACCTACGGATATTACAGCAGACGACATTATGGTTGTAACTTCTCCAGGTCATCTTGACTATCTGTCCGAATTGCACGGAATTTCGGCTTATGAAGCCAGTCTTGAAAGAAGAATGGCCAGAAGCAAAGGAATGAGCGTTGGAGAAATGAAAATTAAAGAAAGCGCAGCGGGATCAATGAATTAGATTAGGGAATCCATTTGATGTCCTTGAAATTTGGTTTTCTTTTTTCGAGGAATGCATTTCTTCCTTCTTTGGCCTCCTCGGTCATATATGCCAGTCTGGTAGCTTCACCGGCAAAAACCTGCTGACCCACCATGCCATCATCTGTTAGATTAAAAGCAAATTTGAGCATCTTGATTGAAGTGGGTGATTTTTCAAGTATCTCCTGAGCCCACTGGAAAGCCGTAGCTTCCAATTCCTTATGTGGAATAACAGCATTGACCATTCCCATTTCATAAGCTTCCTGTGCAGAATAGTTTCTTCCTAAAAAGAAAATCTCTCTGGCTCTTTTTTGACCCACCATTTTAGCGAGATAAGCTGAACCATATCCTCCGTCAAAGCTGGTTACATCGGCATCAGTTTGTTTGAATATGGCGTGTTCTTCACTGGCTAGGGATAAATCGCAAACCACATGAAGACTATGTCCGCCACCTACAGCCCAACCCGGAACCACTGCAATTACGACTTTGGGCATAAAGCGAATCAATCTTTGAACCTCAAGTATATTTAGCCTGGGCATGCCATCTTCATCCACATAGCCCTGATCGCCTCTGGTTTTTTGATCTCCTCCACTGCAAAAAGAATAAACGCCATCTTTTGGAGAGGGGCCTTCTGCTGAAAATAGGACCACCCCAATGGAAGTGTCCTCACGAGCGTCCAGAAAAGCTTTGTACAACTCAGCAACTGTTTTAGGACGAAAAGCATTTCTAACTTCCGGTCGATTAAAAGCAATCCGCGCGACACCATCCACTTTCTTATAGGTGATATCTTCAAAATTTCCAATTGTTTTCCACTTGGGTTGGGCCATGATTATTTATTATTATTCAACAAACAGCAATGAAATTGGCTTGTTTTGATTTGCTATCTAATCTATTGGTAATTTATCCAATTTCAGATAGCGGATAAGATTTTTAATCGTCATTCCCTGAATCAGGATAGAAAACACAACTATAATATAAGTCATGGTAACTATAAGATCCTTATGCGCAAAATGCGGAAGAGCCAGTGCCAGTGCTACAGCTATTCCACCCCTTAAGCCACCCCAGGCCAAGATTGGAGCCGTACCGGGAACCCAGGTCTTTGATTTTTGAAGTCCAAAAGTAAAGGTGGGTATTAGAATGCTAATGTACCTTGAGAAAAGGGCTACAAAAATGGCAATAACACCTGCTACAATATTTTTTATCTGAAGTGTAACAACCAATACTTCAAATCCAATTAAAATGAAAAGAATTGCGTTTAATGCTTCATCGATGAGATGCCAAAACTTATATACGAAGTCTCCGGTAATTTTTCGAAGGTATTCCGGTTTCCCTTCTCTTCCAATAATTATACCCAATACCACCATAATAAGGGGCGCAGATACATGTACCAGTTCTGCAATTCTAGTACCGCCCATAACCAGAGCCAATGTAATGAGAACTTCTAATTCGGTATGTCTGTTGTCGATAAACTTTAGAGACAGCAATCCGATATAACCTAAAATTCCACCGAGTAAAATTCCGCCAAAAACTTCCTGTGCAAAAAGAATGCTCACACCAATCGGTGTAACATTTTCAACGCCCGACTGTGCTACATTTAAAATGGTCAAAAATATTACTACGCCCACACCATCGTTAAACAGAGACTCACCTTCAATTTTAACTTGAAGATTTTTACTCAATTTCATTTTTTGCACAATCGCCAAAACGGCAATAGGGTCAGTAGGAGAAATAAGTGCTCCAAAAAGCAAGCAGTAAATCAGCTCAACATTAATTCCCAGATAGGGCAAGAAGAAGAATGTGGCAAAGCCTATTATAAATGTAGAAAGCAGGGTACCAACGGTGGCCAGTATAAGAATAGCTCCTTTTTCCTCCACCAGTTTTTTGAAGTTTACATTTATAGCACCGGCAAAGAGCAAAAAGCTCAGCATCACCTGCATGAGAACCTCAGAGAAATCGAAGGAATCCAGAATTTCTGCTGCTGAATCCCTTACTTCAGGCACTAAAATTCCAATCAGTACAATAGTTAAGGAGATTACCAGTGACTGCGTCATCAATCCTATGGTAGCGGGTAATTTTAACCAATGCGTATTAACAAATGAAAAAACTGCCGCCAGAAATATTAAAATGGCTAAAATATCTAAAACACCAATAGTCGCTTCGTGCATTTTTATTACTGATTTTTTATTATCAACCCTTTTTCTTTTGCCAATTCAACCCATTGCGGGAATTCTGACATCATTAGTTTATAGAATTCGGCATCGCTCAATGCAGATGGATCATTGACATTGAAGAAATCCGCATTGTCAATAAAGCGATCCTCCATGTCATCCAGCAATTCCAGAAAAGAATAATCATCTACGAATGGTCTCAATAAGAATCCAAGAAATCCTTTTTGAAGATCTTCGCGGGTTGTACCCATTGTCATAAACTGCCAAAAAATTGGCTCATAAGAAGCACTGGCTATTTCTTTTGCAATATCTTCAGGTTCATCGGTCTCGCCATTGCTTATAAAGTAAACATAAACAGGTGTTTCCCTGCATGCCAGCTTCCCATCTCTTTTTGCATTTTTCAGATATGTAGTCCTGATAAGATTGATTACATTCACATAATCCGCATGTCCGGTCAAATTATATTTATGCATGGCATCTTCAATATAGCCGTCAAAATTTTTCATGTTCATTGAGCCTATAAAAAATGCCCTTTCGGCAAAAAGAAACAGGTCAATATGGCTGTCAATATCCATATGTGTTGCAAAAGCCAATATTCGATTGGCAATTACCTGTGCCTTTCCCGTGTCCAGATAGTCTTCCATTTGCTCGGAAACATCCATACAGAGGACTACTTCTGCTGAGTTTTCTACTAATTTAAGCGCAGTAATCGCTTCTTTCGCTGCCGTTGAACTTTGTTGTATACTTTCAAGATTTTTCTCTAAATCTGACACTGAATTTGATTTGGTTTGATTTTGAAGCAATTTATAAATCTATTTTAATATATGCGTCTAATTTAGTGAAATAGACACATGTATTAAGGCATATTGTCATTTTGTAAAATGATCTGGGTCATATTACAAGTTTCCCACTCTCCAGGAAATACCGGTACTTACAAAATATTCAAAGTAATTTTGATCAGTGTATATACCACCATATAAATCCAATTGAACATTTTTATTTATTAAGAAGCCAAACCCAGCATCATAAGCGTCTATTATATCTCCATTTACAATTTGACCATAAGCTTCTACATATCCTGATAATTTTGGAGTGATACTATAGCCAAGATTTAGAGTGTATAGATAACTGTCAATGAAATCGCCATCATTTAGAAAATCACCATAATTAAATCCGAGGTTGGTTGTAAAAGAGAATATATTTGAGAGTTGTTTTTGAGCCAGTATCAATAGGAAACCATCGGGATTGGAAATTCGGTGATCATCTAATAGTCCATTGAAGTAAGTATTTATCAAAACCCCCAAAGCAGGTAAGTTTCCTTTTTCTTCAATAATATTTTGTCTAAAACCAATGCCCAATTTGCTTAGCCCTTGTTGAGTAATTAAGGTCGAAGATTGATTATTATTTGAGTCAGTTCCATCAATTTCTGTTCGATTGTTTCGAAAATCAACTATGCCATTAATTTCTGATTTATTTCCAATACCCAACCTAAAATAATTAGTTAAAGCATAAGTACTTGAATTCAAATTATAACTAGACGGTAGTCCTCCATTGATGAAAGTCAATTTATATTCATCTTTTGATTGACCAAACTCTAACCCATCCTGCCCCTGGAAGACTCCTTTTCCTACTACAGTGCTGGTATAAGCATTGCCCGGTCTGTCGCTGGCAATAGTCTCGGGAGATTGGGAAAATACAGGAGATGCAGTTAAAAGGCAAAGAAGCGCAAAGAGTGGTAGAAATAATTTCATTCCGAAAAGTGCAAAAAAAAGCCGGAATTAACCGGCTTTCATTTAACCTATTTTGTCTTCGAGTTCATCTATCTTCTCCTGAGCATCCTCTCTTCCGAGTTGTTTGGATTTCTTGTAAAGATTTAACGCTTCTTCAAACGTTTTTTTCTTTTTGCGAGGTGCCAATTTGGTTCTATTCGCAGCTTCCTCAACAGCAGAAGCCCTGGCATAATAGGCATCAGCTTCTGTCATTTTAGATTGAATCATCAATTCCTGAATTCTCGATTCCAGCAAACTCAATTCCTGCTTTTTCTGCATAATATCAATTTCGGCATCGGCCAATTGCGATTCTTTCATGGCCACTAAAGAAAGCAATTCTGTATTTTCACTTTTGTAGTTTTCAACCAGTTCCTGCAATTCGAGAATTTGTTTGTTTTTATCCTGAATTTCCTTTTTCAGTCTTGCCACAGCTTTGGAATACGCATTTTTTGATCCTTCGGATTGATTTAAATCTGCTTCCAAATTTTCAATTCTCTCTTCACTTCGTTTTACGTATTCATTTAAGCTTTTCATACGATTAATATACTCATCGTACTTTAATCCTTCTCGCATATCCAAACGAATTGCATTGCGATTTTCATCAATTGAATCCATTAATGCACCTACCTCTTCGAGTGCGTCAACAGCCCTAAGTGTCACCATGAGTTCTGCTTCAAGACTGTCCGATTTGGCACGTAATTTTTCTCTTTCATTATTAATATCACAACTACTTAATGTTGTAATGACGATAGTAATTAAGATTATATTTTTCATATTTTTTTGTTTAGTGCTTAATACAACGAGAGAACATTCAAAATGTTAAATTATTTTATAATCAGAATAGTTCAGTAATAATTTCTGTTAAAAAATATAGTTTGACATTGATTAAAATCAAAACCAATCACCCTTGTTCTCATCTTCTTTATCTATATTTTCCTCTTTAGTGGTATTTTCCTCTAATTTTTCTTCTGATTCTGATTCTGATTCCAGATCAAATAGTGGCGAATCTCCAGCTTCAA is part of the Hyphobacterium sp. CCMP332 genome and encodes:
- a CDS encoding FMN-binding glutamate synthase family protein, which translates into the protein MSEERKYIKTGISKAPSFSSFLKLFNAYTGTWILLSLLVTAAYGYYFQQTTIESSGILVWAATLTGEFILFTLIVGFIILFIHDKRQSHTPIQRLFPVIIWGRKLLISMGPLLRQYLFLNDQEETPYNRITRNWIYQSSKGTRNTIGFGTQIDMDQVGTTIIMPATFTNVTSKTGEETGQSYKKIIGKHTGVEPVELKHFAHISAMSYGALSYRAHASLNLGAKMGGFMHNTGEGGLAPCHEYGGGDLIFQIGTAKYGVRDEDGNLDEAKLKKVSEHPQVKMMEIKLAQGAKPGKGGMLLKEKITQEIADIRQVPLGKDAYAPARHKEFSDVNGLFDFIDRVRRVTSKPVGIKMVIGHTAEIEDIANKMAKEPGRGPDYIVIDGGDGGTGASPHVLSSYSGLPMKQALAVADWALKSHGVRDKVVLFASGKIATPIDIAVAMALGADAVYIARGFMFAIGCIQALECHTNNCPTGIATQRRSLERAIDIKGAAERVKTYADVLYKETQMLAESCGYKTPTDITADDIMVVTSPGHLDYLSELHGISAYEASLERRMARSKGMSVGEMKIKESAAGSMN
- a CDS encoding 1,4-dihydroxy-2-naphthoyl-CoA synthase, with protein sequence MAQPKWKTIGNFEDITYKKVDGVARIAFNRPEVRNAFRPKTVAELYKAFLDAREDTSIGVVLFSAEGPSPKDGVYSFCSGGDQKTRGDQGYVDEDGMPRLNILEVQRLIRFMPKVVIAVVPGWAVGGGHSLHVVCDLSLASEEHAIFKQTDADVTSFDGGYGSAYLAKMVGQKRAREIFFLGRNYSAQEAYEMGMVNAVIPHKELEATAFQWAQEILEKSPTSIKMLKFAFNLTDDGMVGQQVFAGEATRLAYMTEEAKEGRNAFLEKRKPNFKDIKWIP
- a CDS encoding sodium:proton antiporter produces the protein MHEATIGVLDILAILIFLAAVFSFVNTHWLKLPATIGLMTQSLVISLTIVLIGILVPEVRDSAAEILDSFDFSEVLMQVMLSFLLFAGAINVNFKKLVEEKGAILILATVGTLLSTFIIGFATFFFLPYLGINVELIYCLLFGALISPTDPIAVLAIVQKMKLSKNLQVKIEGESLFNDGVGVVIFLTILNVAQSGVENVTPIGVSILFAQEVFGGILLGGILGYIGLLSLKFIDNRHTELEVLITLALVMGGTRIAELVHVSAPLIMVVLGIIIGREGKPEYLRKITGDFVYKFWHLIDEALNAILFILIGFEVLVVTLQIKNIVAGVIAIFVALFSRYISILIPTFTFGLQKSKTWVPGTAPILAWGGLRGGIAVALALALPHFAHKDLIVTMTYIIVVFSILIQGMTIKNLIRYLKLDKLPID
- a CDS encoding VWA domain-containing protein, with translation MSDLEKNLESIQQSSTAAKEAITALKLVENSAEVVLCMDVSEQMEDYLDTGKAQVIANRILAFATHMDIDSHIDLFLFAERAFFIGSMNMKNFDGYIEDAMHKYNLTGHADYVNVINLIRTTYLKNAKRDGKLACRETPVYVYFISNGETDEPEDIAKEIASASYEPIFWQFMTMGTTREDLQKGFLGFLLRPFVDDYSFLELLDDMEDRFIDNADFFNVNDPSALSDAEFYKLMMSEFPQWVELAKEKGLIIKNQ
- a CDS encoding transporter — encoded protein: MKLFLPLFALLCLLTASPVFSQSPETIASDRPGNAYTSTVVGKGVFQGQDGLEFGQSKDEYKLTFINGGLPSSYNLNSSTYALTNYFRLGIGNKSEINGIVDFRNNRTEIDGTDSNNNQSSTLITQQGLSKLGIGFRQNIIEEKGNLPALGVLINTYFNGLLDDHRISNPDGFLLILAQKQLSNIFSFTTNLGFNYGDFLNDGDFIDSYLYTLNLGYSITPKLSGYVEAYGQIVNGDIIDAYDAGFGFLINKNVQLDLYGGIYTDQNYFEYFVSTGISWRVGNL